Proteins from a genomic interval of Geotrypetes seraphini chromosome 7, aGeoSer1.1, whole genome shotgun sequence:
- the LOC117364003 gene encoding MAP3K7 C-terminal-like protein encodes MISTARLPAAQPIRIAFRVDDSTEDNPENTFPLELPDLEKQLQPHPPCHISKESMQLFKQHCRIAKEYQEVKKEITLLEQRKQELIAKLEQAEKENVEEKAVKLGLEYKELTEENQSLSLAYS; translated from the coding sequence ATGATCAGCACAGCAAGGCTACCTGCTGCTCAGCCTATTCGCATTGCCTTCAGAGTAGATGACTCCACAGAGGATAATCCTGAGAATACCTTTCCACTGGAACTTCCAGATTTAGAAAAGCAGCTTCAGCCTCATCCACCTTGCCATATTTCAAAAGAGTCAATGCAGCTGTTCAAACAGCACTGCAGAATTGCTAAAGAATACCAGGAAGTCAAAAAAGAAATTACACTTCTTGAACAAAGAAAGCAGGAACTGATTGCCAAGTTGGAGCAAGCAGAAAAGGAGAATGTGGAAGAGAAAGCAGTTAAGCTTGGCCTGGAGTACAAAGAACTGACAGAGGAAAATCAGAGCTTGAGCCTGGCTTATTCCTGA